One genomic region from Nymphaea colorata isolate Beijing-Zhang1983 chromosome 10, ASM883128v2, whole genome shotgun sequence encodes:
- the LOC116261951 gene encoding 1-aminocyclopropane-1-carboxylate oxidase homolog 1-like, producing the protein MASSCSLTKSLSVLHPTRSPVAPGLLRLRPAAFRVSSCKKPMAPESVRLPEGYDRKKEVKDFDDSKIGVKGLIDAGVNEIPPFFVHPTADLPPPPLSSSQSDLELPVIDLSGASDLERRAAIVARVAEASRTWGFFQAVNHGIPEAVLDATIGAVRRFNELPVEEKAPYYQRVPGNGVSFATNFDLFVTKAASWRDTLQVRMGPVPVGPEEIPPACREEIVRWGEWSDGLARELMAMLCEGMGVGPRRLEEISCMGGKQLVAHYYPWCPQPDLTWGLTGHADPGVLTVLLQDQVGGLQVKHGDRWVDAKPIPGAVVINIGDLLQMISNGLYKSVEHRVVANRSREARVAIAIFYNPGVRDDSAYFGPLPELLSPESPPLYRQFTMQEYLTRFFNKGLDGKSLLDVFKI; encoded by the exons ATGGCTTCATCCTGCTCGTTAACCAAATCGTTATCTGTTCTTCACCCGACGCGAAGTCCTGTAGCTCCTGGTCTCCTACGCTTGCGGCCGGCTGCCTTTCGTGTCTCCTCCTGCAAGAAGCCCATGGCCCCGGAATCCGTCCGCTTGCCGGAAGGCTACGACCGGAAGAAGGAAGTGAAGGACTTCGACGACTCTAAGATCGGCGTCAAGGGCCTCATCGACGCCGGCGTCAATGAGATCCCTCCTTTCTTCGTCCACCCAACAGCCGATCTCCCTCCGCCACCGCTATCTTCCTCGCAGTCCGATTTAGAACTTCCCGTCATTGACCTTTCCGGAGCTTCCGACCTGGAGCGTAGGGCGGCCATCGTCGCCCGGGTAGCGGAGGCGTCTCGGACGTGGGGTTTCTTCCAGGCGGTCAACCACGGGATTCCGGAGGCCGTCCTCGATGCCACGATCGGTGCCGTGCGGCGGTTCAACGAGCTGCCGGTGGAGGAGAAGGCGCCGTACTACCAGCGGGTGCCTGGGAACGGCGTGTCCTTTGCGACGAACTTCGACCTCTTCGTGACGAAGGCGGCGAGCTGGCGCGACACGCTGCAGGTCCGGATGGGACCGGTTCCGGTTGGGCCGGAAGAAATACCGCCGGCGTGCAGGGAGGAGATAGTGCGGTGGGGTGAGTGGTCGGACGGTCTGGCGAGGGAGCTCATGGCGATGCTGTGCGAAGGGATGGGGGTGGGGCCCCGCAGGCTGGAGGAGATATCGTGTATGGGCGGGAAGCAGCTGGTGGCGCACTACTACCCATGGTGCCCGCAGCCGGATCTGACGTGGGGGCTCACCGGCCACGCGGATCCCGGCGTGCTCACCGTGCTGCTGCAGGACCAGGTGGGCGGTCTCCAGGTGAAGCACGGCGACCGCTGGGTGGACGCCAAGCCCATTCCAGGCGCGGTCGTCATCAACATCGGCGACCTCCTCCAG ATGATCTCCAATGGTCTGTACAAGAGCGTCGAGCACCGGGTTGTCGCCAATCGCTCTCGGGAGGCCCGTGTTGCAATTGCCATCTTCTACAATCCAGGGGTGAGAGATGATAGCGCGTACTTCGGCCCACTACCGGAGCTTCTCTCGCCGGAAAGTCCTCCCCTGTACCGGCAGTTCACCATGCAGGAATACTTGACTCGGTTCTTCAACAAGGGATTGGATGGAAAGTCGTTGTTGGATGTATTCAAGATATGA
- the LOC116261952 gene encoding CST complex subunit STN1 yields MDPLARTFVKLLAFDFLSLRYQPHPHGFCSSGPTFSRKGRSIFRAEAVGVVVERERKEGFLRFLVDDGTGCIPCILWLNHLSPSNRSSYLARRNPSDLELAAKHAADQAEGVQLGRLARVRGRVTHFRGSLQITVSCVTIERDPNAEILHWLDCIRLATQCYDQPPPRR; encoded by the coding sequence ATGGACCCCCTGGCCCGCACCTTCGTCAAGCTCCTGGCTTTCGACTTCCTCTCCCTAAGGTACCAACCCCATCCCCACGGCTTCTGCTCCTCGGGGCCGACCTTCTCGAGGAAAGGGAGGTCCATCTTCAGGGCGGAGGCGGTTGGAGTGGTGGTGGAAAGGGAGAGGAAGGAGGGCTTCCTCCGCTTCCTCGTGGACGACGGCACCGGCTGCATCCCCTGCATCCTCTGGCTCAACCACCTCTCCCCCTCCAACCGCAGCTCCTACCTCGCCAGGAGGAACCCCTCCGACCTCGAGCTCGCCGCCAAGCACGCGGCTGACCAGGCAGAAGGGGTTCAGCTCGGCAGGCTCGCCCGGGTTCGCGGGCGCGTCACTCACTTCAGAGGCTCCCTGCAAATCACCGTCTCATGCGTCACCATCGAGAGGGACCCCAACGCGGAGATCCTCCACTGGCTGGACTGCATCCGCTTGGCCACCCAATGCTACGACCAACCCCCTCCTCGCCGATAG
- the LOC116263186 gene encoding nudix hydrolase 17, mitochondrial-like — translation MIMLISRSGRQNQRYENGRRLIAGCIPYRFKADQSNHDKCVQSLEVLVVKSQKSDRVLFPKGGWEKDETVEDAARREAMEEAGVEGLVETQLGIWTFNSKGSKGGERVAHVFPLKVTNLQDHWPEKEFRERRWVSVEDARKRCKHPWMSKALDQLIMRERERHGMAFN, via the exons ATGATTATGTTGATCTCACGCTCCGGCAGACAAAACCAGAGATATGAAAATGGTCGCCGGCTCATCGCCGG ATGCATTCCTTATAGATTCAAGGCTGATCAGAGCAACCATGACAAGTGCGTTCAGTCGTTAGAAGTTCTTGTCGTCAAGTCACAGAAGAGCGACAGAGTGTTGTTCCCCAAG GGAGGATGGGAGAAGGATGAGACAGTAGAAGATGCTGCTCGGAGAGAAGCAATGGAAGAAGCAGGAGTGGAGGGACTCGTGGAG ACACAGCTTGGTATATGGACGTTCAACAGCAAGGGGAGCAAAGGCGGAGAGCGTGTGGCCCATGTGTTCCCTCTGAAGGTGACTAACCTCCAGGATCACTGGCCAGAGAAGGAGTTCCGCGAAAGAAGATGG GTGAGTGTAGAAGATGCGAGGAAAAGATGCAAGCACCCATGGATGAGCAAAGCACTAGACCAGCTGATcatgagagaaagggagagacaTGGCATGGCGTTTAACTAG
- the LOC116261949 gene encoding receptor-like protein 36: MSYGAALMAVAPTWPLQQRCLSTLLVISLLVAVSPISCTSVEETETPPLKATRLCLSNQSSALLRFKHSIHSFLQPGKLTSWRRNGSDCCNWEGVTCGSLTGFIIALKIPSVIDGYSGNIASSLFELKHLQHLDLSWNSFTGTIPKRLVELAHLTHLDLSWCSFSGQVPVELSQMTRLISLNLSGNHALQLQKPNFTALVRGLAQLQHLQLNEVRISMRGRDVSSALSSSSLQKLQTLSLSYCNISSPLDDKLDLHLQSLLHLNLGGNNLQRVPKFLENLTSLNDLDLSDCGLQGKFPESIFLLPKLETMDLSYNEELVVSLPTKNLTRSANIRYLILSSIKKLFDDLMMPSPPQPRLDIESNGAKQSVLSFCSSNGISLRNLSSNTPPGTLPHELFPGLKAIVSKNSEAEDSLIIGNFEDSIGSIEVEETIEGKVHLIKEIRRAMNFIDLSHNMFIGKIPKELGMLKNLRGLNVSNNHLDGPIPKSLGNLLQMEQLDLSQNHLSGVIPVELVSLTFLSVLNLPYNDLEGIIPEGNQFNTFDSSCFEGNPKHKCTGHALMERGKMLIRWILLMKATRERMDGSMDRWGSALEWA; this comes from the exons ATGAGCTACGGTGCTGCACTAATGGCTGTCGCACCAACGTGGCCACTGCAGCAAAGATGCCTCAGTACCCTGTTAGTGATAAGTTTGCTCGTCGCCGTAAGTCCTATCTCATGCACTTCGGTGGAGGAGACGGAAACTCCACCACTAAAAGCTACAAGGCTCTGCCTCTCGAACCAAAGTTCAGCACTCCTTCGATTCAAGCACAGCATTCACAGTTTTCTCCAACCTGGAAAGCTCACTTCATGGCGACGCAATGGATCTGACTGCTGCAATTGGGAAGGCGTGACGTGTGGCAGCCTCACCGGCTTTATCATCGCACTGAAGATACCTAGTGTGATAGATGGTTATTCCGGCAACATCGCCTCTTCCTTGTTTGAGCTTAAGCATCTTCAGCATCTAGATCTCAGCTGGAATAGTTTCACAGGTACCATCCCCAAAAGACTGGTAGAACTCGCCCACCTCACCCACCTCGACCTGTCCTGGTGTTCCTTCTCTGGTCAGGTCCCAGTAGAGCTATCTCAAATGACACGCTTGATCTCTCTTAATCTCTCTGGTAATCATGCCCTGCAACTGCAGAAGCCTAATTTCACAGCGCTTGTCAGGGGGTTAGCTCAATTGCAACACCTTCAACTCAATGAAGTCAGAATCTCCATGCGTGGCAGAGATGTAAGCTCGGCCCTGTCTTCATCGTCTCTCCAAAAACTTCAGACACTCTCCTTGTCTTACTGTAATATTTCCAGCCCATTGGACGACAAACTAGATCTCCATCTGCAATCACTGTTACACTTGAATTTGGGTGGCAACAACCTGCAACGTGTACCAAAGTTCTTGGAGAATCTCACCTCCTTAAATGATCTGGACTTGTCTGATTGTGGGCTACAAGGGAAGTTTCCTGAGAGCATTTTTCTGCTGCCTAAATTGGAAACCATGGATTTATCATACAATGAAGAATTGGTTGTGTCCTTGCCAACCAAAAACCTAACAAGGAGTGCCAATATTCGATACTTGATCCTTTCTTCAATCAAAAAGTTGTTTGATGACCTTATGATGCCATCACCACCACAACCACGGCTGGACATAGAATCAAATGGAGCCAAACAAAGTGTCTTGTCATTCTGCAGCTCAAATGGAATCTCCTTGAGGAATTTGTCAAGCAACACTCCACCGG GCACTCTCCCGCATGAATTGTTTCCAGGACTCAAGGCAATAGTGAGTAAAAATTCAGAGGCTGAGGATTCACTGATCATAggaaattttgaagattctaTTGGATCAATTGAAGTGGAAGAAACAATTGAAGGGAAAGTTCATTTGATTAAAGAAATCAGACGGGCCATGAACTTCATCGACCTATCCCACAACATGTTTATTGGAAAAATCCCCAAAGAGTTAGGGATGTTGAAGAATTTACGTGGATTGAATGTTTCTAACAACCATTTAGACGGTCCCATCCCAAAGTCATTGGGCAATTTGCTGCAAATGGAGCAGTTGGACCTCTCTCAGAACCATCTATCAGGAGTTATACCAGTGGAACTTGTGTCTCTCACGTTTCTTTCCGTCCTGAACTTACCCTATAATGATTTGGAAGGAATCATACCTGAAGGAAACCAGTTCAATACTTTTGATTCTTCTTGCTTTGAAGGAAACCCCAAGCACAAGTGCACAGGACATGCTTTGATGGAGAGGGGCAAAATGCTCATACGTTGGATATTGTTGATGAAGGCAACCAGGGAGAGGATGGATGGAAGTATGGATCGGTGGGGATCGGCTTTGGAATGGGCTTGA
- the LOC116261950 gene encoding zinc finger protein VAR3, chloroplastic-like — MIAGRRRSPSVLAFFRRFSDAHLDLVLKEVEGIQSSKPDELPISRPAVPRPSGSPQKMEISHPWSEWVELMEMLVQKRYFVGASSGLLLGSSPNALKDANKIRTASLNFARDRFDIIRFLSRTDIHGIVNCGCPSVDRKIVNSGKRLRAFVGIEEGDVCSMCNLRGMCERAYVKAREDEGGRTLDVMRILLAYGLDPLIGSIENKACLTKPTKELVRRLMKQIVEHGTKEVDPEFSKPISVFPTKKRESLMKNRTSPARVDLPSKQGDWICPKCNFLNFAKNLKCLRCDGLFQERLQKMREETEFVMMKKGDWLCDKCNFLNFAKNGKCLQCGEKPPKRQLNPGEWECPSCNYINFRRNMVCRKCEWKRPKAECFSGSLGQFHSEHPDYRRGSRMTFVKIEGDEATDDELWNSGEPGPFKFKDFPMRGGKSDISIGWDVRSQEPIGAQGAVNKNPDPDSWIGLCDDGCSNSSAEDDEDIAGWFGRRGSG; from the exons ATGATCGCCGGACGTCGGCGAAGTCCGTCTGTCCTGGCGTTTTTTCGCCGATTCTCCGATGCCCATCTCGACCTTGTCCTTAAGGAGGTAGAAGGGATCCAATCTTCGAAGCCGGATGAACTACCAATCTCTCGCCCCGCCGTACCTCGGCCGTCTGGTTCGCCCCAAAAGATGGAGATCTCGCATCCATGGTCGGAGTGGGTGGAGCTTATGGAGATGCTGGTGCAGAAGAGATACTTCGTCGGCGCCAGCAGCGGTTTGCTCTTAGGCTCTTCCCCGAATGCCCTGAAGGACGCGAACAAGATCAGAACCGCTTCCCTCAACTTCGCCCGCGATCGTTTCGATATTATCAG GTTCTTATCTAGAACGGATATCCATGGTATTGTCAATTGTGGCTGTCCTAGCGTGGATAGGAAAATTGTCAACTCAGGGAAGCGTCTGAGGGCATTTGTGGGCATTGAGGAAGGAGAT GTTTGCAGTATGTGCAACTTAAGGGGCATGTGTGAGAGAGCATATGTGAAGGCACGGGAGGATGAAGGTGGTCGTACACTTGATGTGATGCGAATTTTGTTAGCGTACGGCCTTGATCCTCTCATTGGGTCGATTGAAAACAAGGCTTGTTTAACAAAACCCACCAAAGAATTGGTTAGGAGGCTGATGAAACAAATTGTGGAGCATGGCACCAAGGAAGTTGATCCAGAgttttcaaagccaatttccgTGTTCCCAACCAAAAAGCGAGAAAGCTTAATGAAGAACCGGACTTCACCAGCACGAGTTGATCTGCCATCGAAGCAGGGAGATTGGATTTGCCCAAA GTGCAACTTTCTTAATTTTGCAAAGAATCTTAAATGCTTAAGATGTGATGGGTTATTCCAAGAGAGGCTCCAGAAAATGAGAGAGGAGACTGAGTTCGTTATGATGAAGAAAGGAGATTGGTTGTGTGATAA GTGCAATTTCCTAAATTTTGCCAAGAATGGTAAGTGCTTGCAGTGTGGTGAGAAGCCACCAAAGAGGCAGCTTAATCCTGGAGAGTGGGAGTGTCCATC GTGCAATTATATAAACTTCAGGAGAAACATGGTGTGCCGGAAATGTGAATGGAAAAGGCCAAAAGCTGAGTGCTTTTCAGGCAGTCTTGGACAGTTTCATAGCGAACACCCTGATTATCGCCGAGGATCCAGGATGacttttgtcaaaattgaagGTGATGAAGCTACTGATGATGAATTGTGGAATAGTGGGGAACCTGGGCCTTTCAAGTTTAAGGATTTTCCGATGCGTGGAGGTAAGAGTGATATCTCAATAGGTTGGGATGTCAGATCTCAGGAGCCTATAGGGGCACAAGGTGCAGTTAACAAGAATCCAGATCCTGATAGCTGGATAGGTCTTTGTGATGATGGTTGTAGCAATTCGAGTGCTGAGGATGACGAAGACATTGCTGGCTGGTTTGGACGACGGGGTTCTGGATAG